DNA from Gracilinanus agilis isolate LMUSP501 chromosome 3, AgileGrace, whole genome shotgun sequence:
CTTTCAGAGGGGAAAAGATAGTCTCCAAGCATGTGTGGGAAAGCTCCCCTGCCAAGGAGCCATTCTTACTGAGAAACCCAATAGCTGCCAGGAGACAGCAGGGAAGGAGACAGAGTTGAGGTGCAATAGGAGGCCCCGGGTTAGCCTCCAGGCAGGGCTTGGCTCAAACACTTTTGGAAGAGGACAGAGGATTAGTTATATCatgctgacatcacttatccAGTTTCTGGGCAGTGAAGAAATGAATCGATTTTCTTTTCTGGTTGTTACACCTACTTATCTCCTAGGAATATGTTACACTAGAAAGTAAGACAACATGATAGAACCATTGGCTCAGaagtcagaggtcctggattcaaatcctgaattTTACTAAGTGTGTGACTTTGTGGCATGTCACTTTTggtctgtgggtctcagtttcctcatctgtgggaTGGAAGGGGTAGATTAGACGAGGATGGTAGGATTCCTTCTGGTTTTAGCTCTATTGTATGtaatagattatatatgtatactatatgaatatataaaatatatgaatatgaaaatactTATATTTGCCATATAGAAGGATTGAGTACACCCAGTGTCTAAACATTAATGTATATTCAGATCACAGCTGATTTGGGGGGCATAATACCTATGAATCCCCATTTCAGATCTATTGTGAATTGCCATTgactctttaaattttatttttaaatctttgcttatgggggcagctaggtggctcaggggtttgaaagccaggcccagacatgggaggtcctgggttcaaatttgacctctgacacttccttgctatgtgatcctgggcaagttacttaaccccattgtctagcttttaaccattcttctgccttagatccattgcataatattgattctaagacagaaggtaaggaattaaccccaccccccactctttctttctgtcttagtgtcaatactatgtattagttccaagacagatgagtgataagagctaggcaatggtgggtgattgcccagggttacacagctggaagtgtctgagaccagatttgaacacaggattttCCATCTCCAAACCTGATTCCTatttccattgagccaccttgctgctcctgCCATTGGTTCCTATTGAAGAAAACCTCAAACTCTTCTCCCTCTACCCTCCCTGCCCAAATACTAAACTAAAAAATCTTTAAGCTGAAAATCAGAAGAGCTTCTTACCGTATCTCAACTTCCATGATATCTGAGCAATTAGGGGATGTCCAATTTGCTTGGAAGATGCTTCTGCTGGAATTCTTCATCTGATAGATGACAGAGTTGTTGCACATCTGATCAGGATTTTGCCACTGGCCAACTGACTTATTGTCCTTGTCCACCGCTTGAAGGATCACAGTGTGGAGGTTCTCATTTCCAGAAAAAGTCACTaggatgaaatgaatgaaaaatgtatgCTGTCTATCTCCCAAGGAAAGTCAATAGGAATTGTGAGGACCTGAATGATCACAACTGTATTGTGCATCTGGAGAGATTCACCATCCTGGGTTTTGTAATTAGGAACCTGCTGTGTGTGCATGTAGATGGTCAGAGCTCAGCCTTTGAACAGCTAGAATTCTTATTCCACCTAGTAGCCTTCAGACTCACCCGGTGCCATACCCTTACACCTCCACATAGGCACAGAATCACCCTGTTCACAAGCCAGGGTAGGATCTTGCCCAGTGCTATAGGTTCTGATGTATACAAGGCAGACACTTGAGAAATATTTGTGGATTTAATTTGGGGTGGAGGAAACAGAAACATTTGCAACCTTATTGTTAATGTTTTAGTAGTGGTGGAAGGTGTATTTGATTGGG
Protein-coding regions in this window:
- the PLET1 gene encoding placenta-expressed transcript 1 protein — translated: MAVLDSALKLLLLQLLGLQMLLSPSFSVSSPEGCTFPETTNMTTNFSMKADSNVYKTNKTYTVTFSGNENLHTVILQAVDKDNKSVGQWQNPDQMCNNSVIYQMKNSSRSIFQANWTSPNCSDIMEVEIR